From uncultured Desulfobacter sp.:
GCACGAAGCAGAATCACAACAGCGTACATGACCTGTTTTTTCTTTGGAGGTGTCATCGGGTCCGCGTCATCGGGCTATGTGTTCCAATTTGGCGGATGGCCAGGAGTCATGTGGCTGGGTGGCATTTTGGGAGGCATCGCGTTGTTATATTGGCTCACAGAACTCAGGACTTACCATGTGGGACGCTGAACCTGGTAACTTTGACGGAACAGAGACAGTTGTCGCAGAATCGGGATAGGCCCCCCCCATCACTGAGGAGGACAAGATAAAGTTGCTGAATCTGTACTCTACCCTATTCTTCGCAATTGACATTAATTACCGATTCCTTAATCTGGTGCTGGTCGCCCTGAAACACCACCATCTGACAGAATCGGTGCTCAAAGATATCATCCCACTGACAGGACCGGACACCATAGGTCTTTCCGTGATGAACGGCCTTGAAAGTAAAA
This genomic window contains:
- a CDS encoding 2-dehydropantoate 2-reductase N-terminal domain-containing protein; its protein translation is MLNLYSTLFFAIDINYRFLNLVLVALKHHHLTESVLKDIIPLTGPDTIGLSVMNGLESKKLLGHACGQEKIVPAIGVGIDAVHKKKKNRFTNPGLKKITAGEVI